From the genome of Rathayibacter sp. VKM Ac-2804:
GACCTGCGGGGCGCCGAGCGCGCGGAAGGCGGCGGCCGCCTCCTCGAGCCGGCCCCGGTCGCGCGCGACGAGGACGAGGTCGAAGCCCCGTCGGGCGAAGGCGCGCGCGAACGCGGCGCCGATGCCGGTGGACGCTCCGGTGATCAGTGCGGTGCTCATGCGGGCGACGCTACCGCGCCGCGGACCGCCGGCCCTCCGGCACCGCGGCGCCTGCCTCGCCGGCCGACAGCCGCCCGTCCCGCATCGTCGCCACGCGATCCAGCCGCGGGAGGTGCGCCTCCTCGTGCGTCACCAGGAGCGTCGCCGTCCCGCGCTCGCGCGTGAGGCGGACGATCAGGTCGATGATCGCCGTGCCGCGCTCGGTGTCCAGAGCGCTCGTCGGCTCGTCGACCAGCAGCACCGACGGCGCGTTCATCAGCGCGCGGGCGATGTTCACCCGCTGCCGCTGACCGCCCGAGAGCTGCGCCGGGCGGGCGTGGGCGCGGTCGGCGAGACCGACCTCCGTGAGCAGCTCGTCCGCCCGCGCCGA
Proteins encoded in this window:
- a CDS encoding ABC transporter ATP-binding protein, with the translated sequence MIELRDATLTFDDGGSRLTAVDRADLDCRPGTVTGLTGPSGSGKSSLLALAATLIRPDSGRVLIDGDDVSRLSRAGAARLRRSRIGIVFQQANLLPALTAREQLLVMDRLGDKRRSSASARADELLTEVGLADRAHARPAQLSGGQRQRVNIARALMNAPSVLLVDEPTSALDTERGTAIIDLIVRLTRERGTATLLVTHEEAHLPRLDRVATMRDGRLSAGEAGAAVPEGRRSAAR